The Cottoperca gobio chromosome 6, fCotGob3.1, whole genome shotgun sequence genome has a segment encoding these proteins:
- the LOC115009790 gene encoding stomatin-like protein 1 isoform X1 produces MNKDDTSQGWLSWICNLIVIFFVYICTFITFPITGWFVLKTVPNYERIVTFRLGRVGPPKGPGIVLVLPLIDQWQKVDLRTRAFNIPPCQVITLDGGVLSVGADIQFRIWNPVMSVLSVQDLNLSTRMTAHKALTYSLAKKTVREIQTQRVKLGEYLGMDINEMTQPWGLEVDRVELTLGSVLKAPGEGTTAPLIMPPSVPGLEGLTGPIQQLAMHFLGHSSISQPQQVACMDPSSSFCNLYCRLGDEEDEVWTLPTTGFPALAAEILDQHRVSGLEAAQGSVCRCW; encoded by the exons aTACCTCCCAAGGATGGCTGTCCTGGATTTGCAACCTGATTGTCATCTTCTTCGTCTACATCTGCACCTTCATAACATTTCCTATAACAGGATGGTTTGTACTGAAG ACGGTGCCTAACTACGAGAGGATAGTAACATTTCGTCTGGGTCGCGTTGGTCCTCCAAAGGGCCCCGGTATTGTCCTTGTGCTGCCCCTCATTGACCAGTGGCAGAAAGTAGACCTGCGCACCCGTGCTTTCAACATCCCTCCCTGCCAG GTGATTACTCTGGATGGCGGTGTGTTGTCAGTGGGAGCAGACATCCAGTTCAGGATCTGGAACCCCGTCATGTCAGTACTATCAGTCCAGGACCTGAACCTCTCAACTCGGATGACGGCACACAAGGCTTTGACCTACAGCCTGGCCAAGAAGACTGTCAGGGAGATCCAAACTCAGAGAGTTAAACTTGGAGAATATCTCGGG ATGGACATAAATGAGATGACTCAACCATGGGGGCTGGAGGTGGACAGGGTAGAGCTTACCCTAGGATCTGTACTTAAAGCACCAGGGGAAGGCACCACAGCACCCCTCATCATGCCACCCTCTGTGCCTGGACTGGAAGGCCTCACTGGCCCCATTCAGCAGTTGGCCATGCACTTTCTGGGCCACAGTAGCATTTCACAGCCTCAACAAG TGGCTTGCATGGACCCAAGTAGCTCTTTCTGCAACCTTTATTGCCGTCTGGgtgacgaggaggatgaggtatGGACCCTGCCAACGACTGGTTTTCCAGCTCTTGCTGCGGAAATCCTTGATCAGCACCGTGTCTCCGGGCTGGAGGCTGCGCAGGGGTCCGTCTGCAGGTGTTGGTAG
- the LOC115009790 gene encoding stomatin-like protein 1 isoform X2, giving the protein MNKDDTSQGWLSWICNLIVIFFVYICTFITFPITGWFVLKTVPNYERIVTFRLGRVGPPKGPGIVLVLPLIDQWQKVDLRTRAFNIPPCQVITLDGGVLSVGADIQFRIWNPVMSVLSVQDLNLSTRMTAHKALTYSLAKKTVREIQTQRVKLGEYLGMDINEMTQPWGLEVDRVELTLGSVLKAPGEGTTAPLIMPPSVPGLEGLTGPIQQLAMHFLGHSSISQPQQVACMDPSSSFCNLYCRLGDEEDEVWTLPTTGFPALAAEILDQHRVSGLEAAQGSVCRC; this is encoded by the exons aTACCTCCCAAGGATGGCTGTCCTGGATTTGCAACCTGATTGTCATCTTCTTCGTCTACATCTGCACCTTCATAACATTTCCTATAACAGGATGGTTTGTACTGAAG ACGGTGCCTAACTACGAGAGGATAGTAACATTTCGTCTGGGTCGCGTTGGTCCTCCAAAGGGCCCCGGTATTGTCCTTGTGCTGCCCCTCATTGACCAGTGGCAGAAAGTAGACCTGCGCACCCGTGCTTTCAACATCCCTCCCTGCCAG GTGATTACTCTGGATGGCGGTGTGTTGTCAGTGGGAGCAGACATCCAGTTCAGGATCTGGAACCCCGTCATGTCAGTACTATCAGTCCAGGACCTGAACCTCTCAACTCGGATGACGGCACACAAGGCTTTGACCTACAGCCTGGCCAAGAAGACTGTCAGGGAGATCCAAACTCAGAGAGTTAAACTTGGAGAATATCTCGGG ATGGACATAAATGAGATGACTCAACCATGGGGGCTGGAGGTGGACAGGGTAGAGCTTACCCTAGGATCTGTACTTAAAGCACCAGGGGAAGGCACCACAGCACCCCTCATCATGCCACCCTCTGTGCCTGGACTGGAAGGCCTCACTGGCCCCATTCAGCAGTTGGCCATGCACTTTCTGGGCCACAGTAGCATTTCACAGCCTCAACAAG TGGCTTGCATGGACCCAAGTAGCTCTTTCTGCAACCTTTATTGCCGTCTGGgtgacgaggaggatgaggtatGGACCCTGCCAACGACTGGTTTTCCAGCTCTTGCTGCGGAAATCCTTGATCAGCACCGTGTCTCCGGGCTGGAGGCTGCGCAGGGGTCCGTCTGCAGGTGTTG
- the LOC115009790 gene encoding stomatin-like protein 1 isoform X3, translating to MNKDDTSQGWLSWICNLIVIFFVYICTFITFPITGWFVLKTVPNYERIVTFRLGRVGPPKGPGIVLVLPLIDQWQKVDLRTRAFNIPPCQVITLDGGVLSVGADIQFRIWNPVMSVLSVQDLNLSTRMTAHKALTYSLAKKTVREIQTQRVKLGEYLGMDINEMTQPWGLEVDRVELTLGSVLKAPGEGTTAPLIMPPSVPGLEGLTGPIQQLAMHFLGHSSISQPQQVACMDPSSSFCNLYCRLGDEEDEVWTLPTTGFPALAAEILDQHRVSGLEAAQGSVCR from the exons aTACCTCCCAAGGATGGCTGTCCTGGATTTGCAACCTGATTGTCATCTTCTTCGTCTACATCTGCACCTTCATAACATTTCCTATAACAGGATGGTTTGTACTGAAG ACGGTGCCTAACTACGAGAGGATAGTAACATTTCGTCTGGGTCGCGTTGGTCCTCCAAAGGGCCCCGGTATTGTCCTTGTGCTGCCCCTCATTGACCAGTGGCAGAAAGTAGACCTGCGCACCCGTGCTTTCAACATCCCTCCCTGCCAG GTGATTACTCTGGATGGCGGTGTGTTGTCAGTGGGAGCAGACATCCAGTTCAGGATCTGGAACCCCGTCATGTCAGTACTATCAGTCCAGGACCTGAACCTCTCAACTCGGATGACGGCACACAAGGCTTTGACCTACAGCCTGGCCAAGAAGACTGTCAGGGAGATCCAAACTCAGAGAGTTAAACTTGGAGAATATCTCGGG ATGGACATAAATGAGATGACTCAACCATGGGGGCTGGAGGTGGACAGGGTAGAGCTTACCCTAGGATCTGTACTTAAAGCACCAGGGGAAGGCACCACAGCACCCCTCATCATGCCACCCTCTGTGCCTGGACTGGAAGGCCTCACTGGCCCCATTCAGCAGTTGGCCATGCACTTTCTGGGCCACAGTAGCATTTCACAGCCTCAACAAG TGGCTTGCATGGACCCAAGTAGCTCTTTCTGCAACCTTTATTGCCGTCTGGgtgacgaggaggatgaggtatGGACCCTGCCAACGACTGGTTTTCCAGCTCTTGCTGCGGAAATCCTTGATCAGCACCGTGTCTCCGGGCTGGAGGCTGCGCAGGGGTCCGTCTGCAG
- the LOC115009790 gene encoding stomatin-like protein 1 isoform X4, whose translation MNKDDTSQGWLSWICNLIVIFFVYICTFITFPITGWFVLKTVPNYERIVTFRLGRVGPPKGPGIVLVLPLIDQWQKVDLRTRAFNIPPCQVITLDGGVLSVGADIQFRIWNPVMSVLSVQDLNLSTRMTAHKALTYSLAKKTVREIQTQRVKLGEYLGMDINEMTQPWGLEVDRVELTLGSVLKAPGEGTTAPLIMPPSVPGLEGLTGPIQQLAMHFLGHSSISQPQQESTEEP comes from the exons aTACCTCCCAAGGATGGCTGTCCTGGATTTGCAACCTGATTGTCATCTTCTTCGTCTACATCTGCACCTTCATAACATTTCCTATAACAGGATGGTTTGTACTGAAG ACGGTGCCTAACTACGAGAGGATAGTAACATTTCGTCTGGGTCGCGTTGGTCCTCCAAAGGGCCCCGGTATTGTCCTTGTGCTGCCCCTCATTGACCAGTGGCAGAAAGTAGACCTGCGCACCCGTGCTTTCAACATCCCTCCCTGCCAG GTGATTACTCTGGATGGCGGTGTGTTGTCAGTGGGAGCAGACATCCAGTTCAGGATCTGGAACCCCGTCATGTCAGTACTATCAGTCCAGGACCTGAACCTCTCAACTCGGATGACGGCACACAAGGCTTTGACCTACAGCCTGGCCAAGAAGACTGTCAGGGAGATCCAAACTCAGAGAGTTAAACTTGGAGAATATCTCGGG ATGGACATAAATGAGATGACTCAACCATGGGGGCTGGAGGTGGACAGGGTAGAGCTTACCCTAGGATCTGTACTTAAAGCACCAGGGGAAGGCACCACAGCACCCCTCATCATGCCACCCTCTGTGCCTGGACTGGAAGGCCTCACTGGCCCCATTCAGCAGTTGGCCATGCACTTTCTGGGCCACAGTAGCATTTCACAGCCTCAACAAG